From Lacerta agilis isolate rLacAgi1 chromosome Z, rLacAgi1.pri, whole genome shotgun sequence, the proteins below share one genomic window:
- the LOC117040342 gene encoding telomeric repeat-binding factor 2-like encodes MTKDPSSQKMRSVLQSIIREKNFTHPAIWNFSIKVFQQIILRYLESCLSDSEPFLLQMAKKDLDDQIGTRLNPLEMAIKEEMVKETSELATADKPESVGRSDATSEEPRPEGGPSNTVEEQPKSLEGGCETVAKGAVLELAKVVDECQAASKPEEETSGAAEPAVVAVATVSAAAMTDRCSLKRMVSDRFSTLREACKILSNSPDADEEFSKLDKLDRTFPKPCLASDFHAAMCQWEEENHAASRPHPSEFSVSISTLVMGSELEPPQLPTKFIQEAYGNFGCWACTAPNTHPA; translated from the exons ATGACAAAGGACCCAAGTTCCCAG AAAATGAGGTCAGTGTTGCAGAGCATCATCCGAGAAAAAAACTTCACTCATCCAGCCATCTGGAACTTCTCCATTAAAGTTTTCCAGCAGATAATACTTCGGTATTTAGAAAGCTGCTTGAGTGACTCTGAGCCCTTTCTCTTACAG ATGGCAAAGAAGGATTTGGACGATCAGATAGGGACCAGGCTCAATCCTTTGGAAATGGCCATCAAGGAGGAAATGGTGAAAGAAACCTCAGAGTTGGCAACAGCAGATAAACCTGAATCTGTGGGAAGATCTGATGCAACTTCGGAAGAGCCCAGGCCTGAGGGAGGGCCTAGCAATACAGTGGAAGAACAGCCAAAGTCTCTGGAGGGAGGCTGTGAGACAGTTGCAAAGGGAGCTGTTTTGGAACTTGCTAAAGTGGTTGATGAGTGCCAGGCAGCTTCAAAGCCAGAAGAAGAAACCAGTGGAGCTGCAGAGCCTGCTGTGGTTGCTGTTGCCACTGTCTCAGCAGCAGCAATGACTGACAG gtgctcGCTTAAGAGGATGGTCTCGGATAGGTTTTCTACTCTGAGAGAAGCTTGCAAGATCCTCTCCAATTCCCCAGATGCAGATGAAGAGTTTTCAAAACTGGACAAGTTGGACAGGACTTTTCCCAAGCCATGTTTGGCTTCTGATTTCCATGCAGCCATGTGTCAATGGGAGGAGGAGAATCATGCTgcctccaggccacaccccagtGAATTCTCAGTGTCCATAAGCACACTGGTTATGGGGTCAGAGCTGGAACCCCCCCAACTTCCTACCAAGTTTATCCAAGAGGCCTATGGCAACTTTGGTTGTTGGGCCTGCACAGCCCCAAATACCCACCCAGCCTGA